The following proteins are co-located in the Thermodesulfobacteriota bacterium genome:
- a CDS encoding class II fumarate hydratase — MGSKNTRIEYDSMGEMEVPSEAYYGAQTARAIENFPISGIRKHSLLVKALGMIKKAAAESNVQLGLLDKKKGGAIVKAADEVIDGKLDDHFVLDVFQTGSGTSSNMNTNEVIANRANEILGVKKGDKSGVHPNDHVNMGQSSNDVYPTALHVSAIIAINQILLPALKNLEKALSAKAKQFDKIVKIGRTHLQDATPIRLGQEFSGYASMIAHGIKRVEYAREELSELAIGGTAVGTGINTHPKFAGLVAKRLSAMTKAKLREADNHFEAQGSKDAMVSASGQLKTLAVSLMKIANDIRWLGSGPRCGIGEILIPPVQPGSSIMPGKVNPVIPEAVCQVAAQVIGNDLTITIGGQFGNFELNVMMPVKGHNLLQSIELLGKVSQVFVDKCINGIKADRKRCEEMIEKSLAMCTSLAPVIGYDDAAKIAKEAYETGKTVREVALEKKVLPAEKLKELLDPWSMTEPGTKK; from the coding sequence ATGGGCAGTAAGAATACGAGAATTGAGTACGATTCGATGGGGGAGATGGAAGTCCCCTCGGAAGCGTACTACGGCGCTCAGACCGCGAGGGCCATCGAAAATTTCCCCATAAGCGGCATACGCAAGCACAGCCTTTTAGTGAAGGCGCTCGGAATGATCAAGAAGGCGGCCGCGGAGTCGAACGTGCAGCTCGGTCTCCTCGACAAGAAGAAAGGCGGCGCTATCGTTAAGGCCGCGGACGAAGTGATAGATGGAAAGCTCGACGATCACTTCGTGCTCGACGTTTTCCAGACGGGGTCGGGCACGTCGAGCAACATGAACACGAACGAGGTCATAGCCAACCGCGCCAACGAAATACTCGGCGTGAAAAAGGGCGACAAGTCGGGCGTCCACCCGAACGACCACGTGAACATGGGACAGTCGAGTAACGACGTGTACCCGACGGCGCTTCACGTTTCGGCCATAATCGCGATAAACCAGATACTGCTTCCAGCGCTCAAGAACCTCGAAAAGGCCCTTTCGGCCAAGGCGAAGCAGTTCGACAAGATAGTCAAGATTGGAAGGACGCACCTCCAGGACGCGACGCCGATAAGGCTCGGCCAGGAATTCAGCGGCTACGCCAGCATGATCGCCCACGGGATAAAGAGGGTCGAGTACGCGCGCGAGGAGCTGAGCGAGCTCGCGATCGGCGGTACCGCCGTCGGCACCGGCATCAACACGCACCCGAAGTTCGCCGGGCTCGTCGCGAAGAGACTTTCGGCTATGACGAAGGCAAAGCTCCGGGAAGCGGACAACCACTTCGAGGCCCAGGGCTCGAAGGACGCCATGGTCTCTGCGAGCGGGCAGCTTAAAACATTGGCAGTATCGCTCATGAAGATAGCCAACGACATAAGGTGGCTCGGGAGCGGCCCGCGCTGCGGAATCGGCGAGATACTCATCCCGCCCGTCCAGCCCGGCTCGTCGATCATGCCGGGCAAGGTGAACCCCGTGATCCCCGAAGCCGTGTGCCAGGTGGCCGCGCAGGTCATAGGGAACGATCTGACCATAACCATCGGCGGGCAGTTCGGGAACTTCGAGCTAAACGTCATGATGCCCGTGAAGGGGCACAACCTGCTGCAGTCGATAGAGCTCCTGGGGAAGGTGTCGCAGGTGTTCGTCGACAAGTGCATAAACGGCATCAAGGCCGACAGGAAGCGCTGTGAGGAGATGATAGAGAAGAGCCTCGCCATGTGCACCAGCCTCGCGCCCGTGATCGGGTACGACGACGCCGCGAAGATCGCGAAAGAGGCGTACGAGACGGGGAAGACCGTGAGAGAAGTAGCGCTCGAAAAGAAGGTTCTCCCGGCCGAGAAGCTGAAGGAGCTTTTGGACCCGTGGTCGATGACCGAGCCCGGGACGAAGAAGTAA